A single region of the Gossypium arboreum isolate Shixiya-1 chromosome 12, ASM2569848v2, whole genome shotgun sequence genome encodes:
- the LOC108478171 gene encoding lariat debranching enzyme-like gives MKIAVEGFMHGDLDKVYKTIKYIENTRNIEIDLLLCCGDFKAVRNERDMDSLNVPPKYREMKSFWKYCSGEEVAPVPTIFIGGNHEASNYLWELYYGGWAAPNI, from the exons ATGAAAATAGCAGTGGAAGGGTTCATGCATGGAGATCTCGACAAGGTCTACAAGACCATTAAATACATCGAAAATACTCGCAACATCGAAATCGACCTCCTCCTTTGTTGCGGTGATTTCAAG GCAGTCAGGAATGAAAGAGATATGGATAGCCTCAATGTGCCTCCAAAATATAGGGAGATGAAGTCATTCTGGAAATACTGTTCAGGTGAGGAGGTTGCCCCAGTTCCCACCATTTTTATTGGTGGAAATCATGAAGCTTCCAATTATTTATGGGAATT GTACTATGGGGGATGGGCAGCACCAAATATATAA